In Longimicrobium terrae, the following proteins share a genomic window:
- a CDS encoding M16 family metallopeptidase produces the protein MNKRLVRSGIAVLALLGAASAPLAAQTGQAGRVDLETYRLPNGLRVILAPDPAVGAVAVNVWYDVGSRDEPKGRTGFAHLFEHMMFQGSANVPRGDHFVLVERAGGDMQNGTTEWNRTNYYQTLPSNRLNLGLWLEADRMRSLAVTQENLDNQRAVVQEEKRQRIDNQAYVGAMYETIMGVFNQETCFPYAHSIIGSFDDLNAASLDDVKSFFRTYYAPNNATLTLAGGFDPAQAKQMITQYFGDIPSAPEAPRTTCTQPFTHLPQARTIQDTRAPLPAVMIAYGIPAPTEPDYAAVSLLNSILSSGENARLDDRLVDQEKAAIGITPLFLTNRGPSAAMYWLNAAQGVEPARLQTLFDEEIARIRRDGVTQEELVKARNGMRAQQIFERQVPHGTAEALQYATHYYGDPAYINRSLEPFMAVTRDDIRRVAERYLSPQNRIVVTVVPAAAAQE, from the coding sequence ATGAACAAACGCCTGGTGCGGAGCGGCATCGCCGTTCTTGCCCTGCTGGGCGCCGCGTCGGCACCGCTGGCCGCCCAGACCGGGCAGGCGGGCCGCGTGGACCTTGAAACGTACCGGCTGCCCAACGGCCTGCGGGTCATTCTGGCCCCGGACCCCGCCGTGGGCGCCGTGGCCGTGAACGTGTGGTACGACGTCGGCTCGCGCGACGAGCCCAAGGGGCGCACCGGCTTTGCGCACCTCTTTGAACACATGATGTTCCAGGGCTCCGCCAACGTCCCCCGCGGCGACCACTTCGTCCTGGTGGAGCGCGCCGGCGGCGACATGCAGAACGGCACCACCGAGTGGAACCGCACCAACTACTACCAGACGCTGCCCAGCAACCGGCTCAACCTGGGCCTGTGGCTGGAAGCGGACCGCATGCGCTCGCTGGCCGTCACGCAGGAAAACCTGGACAACCAGCGCGCCGTGGTGCAGGAAGAAAAGCGCCAGCGCATCGACAACCAGGCGTACGTCGGCGCGATGTACGAAACGATCATGGGCGTGTTCAACCAGGAAACCTGCTTTCCGTACGCCCACAGCATCATCGGCTCGTTCGACGACCTGAACGCGGCGTCGCTGGATGACGTAAAGAGCTTCTTCCGCACCTACTACGCGCCTAACAACGCCACGCTCACCCTGGCCGGCGGATTCGACCCGGCGCAGGCGAAGCAGATGATCACGCAGTACTTCGGCGACATTCCGTCGGCCCCCGAAGCGCCGCGCACCACCTGCACGCAGCCCTTCACCCACCTGCCGCAGGCGCGCACCATCCAGGACACGCGCGCCCCGCTCCCGGCGGTGATGATCGCCTACGGCATTCCGGCGCCCACGGAACCGGACTACGCGGCGGTTTCGCTGCTCAACTCCATCCTCAGCAGCGGCGAGAACGCGCGGCTGGACGACCGGCTGGTGGACCAGGAAAAGGCCGCCATCGGCATCACGCCGCTGTTCCTCACCAACCGCGGACCCAGCGCGGCCATGTACTGGCTGAACGCGGCGCAGGGCGTGGAGCCCGCGCGCCTGCAGACGCTGTTCGATGAGGAAATCGCGCGCATCCGCCGCGACGGCGTGACGCAGGAAGAGCTGGTCAAGGCGCGAAACGGAATGCGCGCCCAGCAGATCTTTGAGCGCCAGGTTCCGCACGGCACCGCCGAGGCGCTGCAGTACGCCACGCACTACTACGGCGACCCGGCCTACATCAACCGCAGTCTGGAGCCGTTCATGGCCGTCACCCGCGACGACATCCGCCGCGTGGCCGAGCGCTACCTGTCTCCGCAGAACCGCATCGTGGTGACGGTGGTTCCCGCCGCCGCCGCCCAGGAGTAA